Part of the Pseudomonas sp. M30-35 genome is shown below.
GGTATTCGCCTTCCTCTTCGTTGACCTGTTCGATAACTCCGGCACCTTGATTGCCGTTGCTAAAAAGGCAGGACTGATGCGCGCCGACGGTTATATGCCGAAAATGGGCCGCGCACTGATTGCCGACAGCAGCGCTGCGATGGTCGGCTCGCTGCTGGGCACTTCAACCACCACCAGCTATATCGAGTCAGCCGCAGGCGTCACCGCTGGCGGACGCACCGGTTTGACCGCAGTTGTGGTCGCGATCCTGTTCCTGTTGGCGCTGTTTTTCTCACCACTGGCAGGCAGTGTTCCGGCCTTCGCCACGGCACCTGCGCTGTTGTTTGTCGCGGTATTGATGACGGCAGGCCTGGCTGAGATCGACTGGAGTGACATCACCCTTGCAGCGCCGGTAGTGGTCACTGCATTGGCGATGCCATTGACCTTCTCTATCGCCAACGGGATTGCCTTCGGCTTTATCACGTGGGCAGCTATCAAGTTGCTGGCGGGTCGCGGGAAAGAACTTAACCCGGCGCTGGTGATCCTCGCTATCTTGTTTGTGATGAAGTTCGCTTGGTTTAACGCCTAAGACTTTGTTAACCGCTGTGGGCTAACCTGCAGCTTTCTGACCACGCTGAAGAGTTACCCATGAGTGCGCCACAATTCGACCTAGCCAGCTACGACGCTCAGCTGGAAGAAAAAAAGCAACGCTTGATCAATCTGCTCGCACCGTTCGAAGCGCCTGCACCAGAGGTGTTCGACTCGCCGCGTGAACATTACCGCTTACGCGCCGAATTCCGTTTGTGGCGTGAAGGCAATGAGCGTTTTTATGCAATGTTTGCCGCAGGTGACAAGCGCACACCGATCCTGATTGATGACTTCCCGATTGCCAGCGAGCGTATCAATGATTTGATGCCGCGCGTTAAAGCAGCTTGGCAAGCCAGTGAGGCACTGAACTTCAAGCTGTTTCAGGCTGAATTTTTGACGACGCTGGCTGGCGATGCGTTGCTCACCTTGTGTTATCACCGCCCACTTGACCAGCACTGGCAAGACGCTGCGCAACAGCTTGCCAACGAACTGGGCATCAGCCTGATCGGCCGCTCACGGGGTCAGCGTCTGGTGATTGGTCGCGACCATGTGATCGAAGAGTTGCAAGTGAACGGGCGCACTTTTAGTTATCGTCAGCCTGAAGGCGCATTCACCCAGCCTAACGGCACGGTCAACCAGAAGATGCTCAACTGGGCCTTTGCAGCACTGGGCGAACGTCAGGACGACTTGCTTGAGCTGTATTGTGGCAACGGTAACTTCACCCTGCCGCTGGCCACCCGTGTGCGTAAAGTGCTGGCCACTGAGATCAGTAAGTCTTCGGTCTACGCAGCGCTGGCAAATCTGGCCGACAACAAGGTTGATAACGTCACCTTGGTGCGTTTGTCCGCCGAGGAGCTCACCGAAGCACTGAATGAGGTGCGCCCATTCCGCCGCTTGGCAGGCATCGACCTCAAGAGCTATGAATTCGGCACGGTGTTTGTTGACCCGCCACGTGCAGGCATGGACCCGGACACCTGCGAATTGTGCCGGCGCTTCGAGCGCATTCTGTATATATCCTGCAATCCGCAGACGCTGGCAGAGAACATTGAGCAGCTTAGCGATACTCATCGCGTTGAGCGCTGCGCGGTATTCGACCAGTTCCCGTACACCCACCACATGGAATCGGGTGTGTTGCTGGTGCGTAAGTAACTGCAGCTGGCTCAAAGGCCCCTCAAGCTCTGTTTGAGGGGCCTTTTTTGTACGCGCGATCAAGTCAGGCAGCTAGCCTCGGTTGAGGCTGCGCAATGCCCAGAAGCTCAGCCCGGCACTGACAACTTCAGCCAGTAAGGCATAGAGATTAAAGGTTTGCCCGGAGCCGCCATCGAGCCACAAGCCACCAAGCCTGGCGACGGCCAATGTGCTGTAAATCAGCACCAGCAAAGTCAACGCGCTGCGGGTTAGATCAATACGCGTCAGCGACAGCCCGAGAAACGCGGCCAAACCAATTTGCGTGCCGCCGTAATAGGCGCGTACATCGGTCACCGCGGCTGACTCCAGCAACAACATGCCTGATAAGTTGGCCATTTGGTGCGGGCTAACGAAATAGGCCAATCCAAGGCCAAACAAAATGATGATCTGTATCGTCAATACCACTCTTGCCAGCAACATCGCCTATTCCTTTTAAGCTGTTTATAACTGCCAGCTTAGGCGTCATCTGAGCGCAAGCCCAGCATTACTCATAATCAACTCTGACTGACGACTGGACTGGCGCCTGGCTTATACTGAGCAACACTGATTAACAGCATCATCAAAGGGAATCGAGCAATGCGCTGGAGCAAAGGGCGACGCAGTGACAACGTAGTGGATGCGCGCGGCAGTGGCGGCGGCAGACGATTCGGTGGCGGCCGTGGTTTGAGCCTCGGCGGGATTGCCGTAATCGTCGTGGTCGGATTATTGATGGGCCAAGACCCGCTCCAGATCCTGGGCAATATTGCAGGCCAAGCCACGCAAAGCAGTGCTCCAACCTCGCAATCACAAAGCAG
Proteins encoded:
- a CDS encoding DUF4345 domain-containing protein; this translates as MLLARVVLTIQIIILFGLGLAYFVSPHQMANLSGMLLLESAAVTDVRAYYGGTQIGLAAFLGLSLTRIDLTRSALTLLVLIYSTLAVARLGGLWLDGGSGQTFNLYALLAEVVSAGLSFWALRSLNRG
- the trmA gene encoding tRNA (uridine(54)-C5)-methyltransferase TrmA; this translates as MSAPQFDLASYDAQLEEKKQRLINLLAPFEAPAPEVFDSPREHYRLRAEFRLWREGNERFYAMFAAGDKRTPILIDDFPIASERINDLMPRVKAAWQASEALNFKLFQAEFLTTLAGDALLTLCYHRPLDQHWQDAAQQLANELGISLIGRSRGQRLVIGRDHVIEELQVNGRTFSYRQPEGAFTQPNGTVNQKMLNWAFAALGERQDDLLELYCGNGNFTLPLATRVRKVLATEISKSSVYAALANLADNKVDNVTLVRLSAEELTEALNEVRPFRRLAGIDLKSYEFGTVFVDPPRAGMDPDTCELCRRFERILYISCNPQTLAENIEQLSDTHRVERCAVFDQFPYTHHMESGVLLVRK